A portion of the Betta splendens chromosome 2, fBetSpl5.4, whole genome shotgun sequence genome contains these proteins:
- the fam171b gene encoding protein FAM171B gives MPDAEHHPPLLQLLLPSLLLILCLDGAVIGAEEGGGLPPSWPGDNGLAAVLAEPTASAGLSVPSGLVTESQFALKVLVRDLISRQPLSGALVDVYVNHTLQSSARAGQKGEVLLWVGYSPGLSLTLLGNMEGYVPRPLPWGTTKRPIFSAVTLLLLPHSQGNIWLYEDSVLITGKLLDSSSKPKVMFPKNLLMITDKSNISSLTAYLTVPQHQLAKDCVNCTPGMISSKSVFRDMELKPVAAISVLLCSGTEELQVRGPIQIILPLGHNTHLGASDTVPAWALNLKTGAWENQGLGIVKAVGDELVWTYTASHLGYWIAASLPSSNDYLGNGSYLDFLPYHTYLLMGILGATLAIVFGLLSLLLCHCCRGHNPEPSRRRARFSKLTVVKKDQTTSTHMEEGLLFRSGDNSLASCSVQCEALSTPRHKANYNIYVEDPGSHLAAPLYENIKGSQQSPHYIYNEEVARLREKSDQNRANMNSDNFFQDKLIHIYNQPLAIIQAPELFGAQEQQLSGCKSATFPRNGVEYDIHSEPASKDSYTQTLPKVPHLHSHGESSPQQISQDEPRPLETPPQGQSPSVWGRYNNLLESSVSVPGTLNEAAGMEAFGSGHGVPSELQGISERTLLELTRGKSSHPRAWFVSLDGKPAAQVRHSIIELQSRHRPPSSNDTSLDSGVDMNEPQQNIREADRDRPSIRVSSLSHYNRPGRCGEEQDLSSSESGTTATCTPEDPSLRNILDGSSVAIPNIPEERDVMDTSSAQEDSESRGTPPPRRLRKVREKVKAEKRSAKHVREGRALTK, from the exons ATGCCCGATGCCGAACACCAcccgccgctgctgcagctgcttctgccGTCGCTGCTGTTGATTTTGTGCCTGGATGGGGCGGTGATAGGAGCGGAGGAGGGCGGCGGCCTGCCCCCCTCCTGGCCTGGAGACAATGGCCTCGCCGCCGTGCTCGCAGAGCCGACCGCTTCGGCTGGGCTTTCAGTTCCATCGGGTCTTGTAACAG AGTCACAGTTTGCATTAAAGGTCCTGGTGAGAGACCTGATCTCTCGTCAGCCACTTTCAGGTGCTTTGGTGGATGTTTATGTGAACCACACACTGCAGAGCTCTGCCCGAGCAGGGCAGAAAGGTGAGGTTCTGCTTTGGGTAGGCTACAGTCCAGGCCTCAGTCTGACACTGTTGGGAAACATGGAAGGCTACGTTCCCAGGCCCCTGCCCTGGGGCACCACCAAGAGACCAA TCTTCTCTGCTGTGACGTTGCTGTTGCTCCCTCACAGTCAGGGGAACATCTGGCTATATGAAGACTCAGTTCTCATCACTGGAAAGTTACTGG ACAGCTCCTCCAAGCCTAAGGTCATGTTTCCCAAGAACCTTCTCATGATCACTGACAAGAGCAACATCTCCTCATTAACTGCGTACCTAACTGTGCCACAGCACCAGCTTGCTAAAGACTGTGTCAACTGCACACCGGGCATGATCAGTAGCAAATCAG TATTTAGAGATATGGAGCTGAAGCCTGTGGCAGCCATTAGTGTCCTGCTGTGCTCTGGTACTGAGGAGCTCCAGGTTAGAGGGCCCATTCAAATCATCCTGCCCCTGGGACACAACACCCACCTTGGGGCTTCTGACACTGTGCCTGCATGGGCATTAAATCTGAAAACCG GTGCCTGGGAGAATCAGGGTCTAGGAATAGTCAAAGCAGTTGGTGATGAGCTGGTCTGGACCTACACAGCCTCTCATCTGGGCTACTGGATTGCTGCCTCCTTACCCTCCTCAAATG ATTATCTGGGCAACGGAAGCTATTTGGATTTCCTGCCATACCACACGTACCTGCTGATGGGAATATTGGGAGCAACACTGGCTATAGTGTTCGGACTACTTTCGTTGCTGTTGTGtcactgctgcag AGGACATAACCCAGAGCCTAGTAGGAGAAGAGCTCGTTTCTCCAAGCTCACAGTGGTGAAAAAAGACCAAACCACCTCCACCCACATGGAGGAGGGTTTGTTGTTCCGTTCAGGCGACAACAGCCTTGCATCCTGCAGTGTCCAGTGTGAAGCCTTATCCACACCCAGGCACAAAGCCAACTATAACATTTATGTGGAAGATCCAGGGAGTCACCTAGCAGCGCCTCTTTATGAGAACATCAAAGGGTCCCAGCAGTCCCCGCACTACATCTATAATGAAGAGGTAGCAAGGCTAAGGGAAAAGTCAGACCAAAACCGGGCCAACATGAACTCTGACAACTTCTTTCAAGATAAGCTGATTCACATTTATAACCAACCGCTGGCAATTATTCAGGCTCCAGAGCTTTTTGGTGCTCAAGAACAGCAACTGTCAGGCTGCAAGTCTGCTACTTTCCCACGCAATGGAGTTGAGTATGATATTCACTCAGAGCCTGCAAGTAAAGACAGCTACACCCAAACGCTACCCAAAGTCCCCCATCTCCACTCTCACGGTGAAAGCAGTCCACAGCAGATCAGCCAGGATGAGCCCCGTCCCCTAGAAACTCCTCCTCAAGGTCAAAGCCCTAGTGTGTGGGGACGCTACAATAACCTGCTTGAATCCTCCGTCTCTGTGCCTGGGACTCTTAACGAGGCAGCCGGTATGGAGGCCTTCGGCAGTGGACACGGTGTGCCCAGTGAGTTACAGGGGATCTCGGAGCGCACATTGCTGGAGCTGACTAGGGGCAAGTCGTCTCACCCCAGAGCTTGGTTTGTATCCTTGGACGGAAAGCCGGCCGCTCAGGTGCGACACTCCATCATTGAGCTTCAAAGTCGCCACCGCCCTCCAAGCAGCAATGACACCAGCTTAGACTCAGGGGTAGACATGAACGAGCCTCAGCAGAACATCCGGGAAGCAGATCGGGATAGGCCCTCAATCAGGGTCTCCTCGCTGTCCCATTATAACCGACCAGGCCGCTGCGGTGAAGAGCAGGATCTCAGCAGTAGTGAGAGTGGCACCACTGCAACCTGTACGCCGGAGGACCCGTCTCTGAGGAACATTTTAGATGGGAGCAGTGTGGCTATTCCCAATATTCCGGAGGAGCGAGATGTTATGGATACATCCAGTGCTCAAGAGGACAGCGAGTCGAGGGGGACGCCACCTCCACGAAGACTGAGAAAGGTGAGGGAGAAAGTgaaagcagagaagaggagTGCCAAGCACGTCCGTGAGGGGAGAGCTCTGACGAAGTGA